The segment AAAAAATAATGGCTAAATTTTGGCAAATTTGAAATTTGCCAAAATTTATTAGTGAGAATTTTTGCCCTTTTGCGCGCCGCCCGCCTCGCCTTTTGGCGCACGAGCCGGCAAAAGTGCGTTTAGGATTTCGCCCTCTTTGAGATTATATTTCGCGCACGCTTCGCGCAAATTTAGACTTTCGTCGAAATTCGCTATACCTTTATCAGCCAAAAATGCGCTAAATTTCGCATTATCCGTGCCAAATGCGCCTTTAAATTTGCTAATTTCCAAATTTAGAGCCTGCATATACACAGCCCTAGCTGGATTTCCAGCCCCGCTAGCGCCTTTGAGGCTGTATCCAGCGTATCCGCAGCTAAGCACTATAATAGCGCAGATTACAAGCCCCTGCCAGCCTTTAAAATAGAGTTTAAAGGGTTTGAAATTTATGAAAATATGCACCAGCGCAAGGGCTAGCATAGCCATGCCAAAGTATTCGTGGAAATTTTTCATAACCCCACTTTTTAGCCCAAAAAACATACCAGCCCCACTAAATGCGACGAAGCCAAAAACAGCGATTAAAAGCCCAGTTCCTACAAATCTAAGCGGTTTCAAAATAGCTCCTTTTGTAAAATTTAAAGGCGATTTTAGGCTAAAATTTTAACCCCAAAATCGCCCGAATCTAACCGAAGCTAACCTAGTTTTTTTCAGATTTTTTGCGCACTTGGATATTGATGAGCTCGACGACAAGCGAGAAAAACATAGAAAAATAAATATAGCCCTTTGGGATATGAAATCCAAGTCCGTCTGCTATGAGCGAAACACCCACCAAAATCAAAAACGAAAGCGCAAGAATTTTTATCGTAGGATTATCATCGACAAATTTCGCAATCGCCCCACTAGCAAACATCATCACAGCCACGGCGATGATGACAGCTAGTATCATTACAGGCAGGTGCTGTGCCATACCCACAGCCGTAATCACGCTATCAAGCGAGAAGATTATATCAAGCAAAGCGATTTGAATTAGCGTGCCACCAAAGCTAGCCTTTTTCTCATCTATCCGCTCTTCGTGGCTCTCGCCCACAGCAGAAGAGTGGATTTCGAGCGTGGATTTTACTAACAAAAACAAACCACCGCCGATTAGCACCAAATCTCGCCCACTAAAACCGTGTCCAAGCACGCTAAATAGCTCTTTTGTCAGCCCCATTACCCAGCTAAGGCTAAGTAGAAGCAAAATTCGCGTAATCATCGCAAGAGCTAGCCCCATAATGCGAGCTTTGTCGCGGTTTTCCTGAGGCAGGCGCGAACACAAAATCGCTATGAAAATTATGTTGTCTATGCCAAGAACGATTTCTAGCCCAGTTAGCGTAGCTAGGCTTATCCACGCCTCAGGCGAGCTGATCCAATCAAACATTTTAATCCTTAAATTTAAAATAAACTCGCTATTATAGCGATGAAAATTTAATTTTTAGCAAGGTGAAATTTTATGAAATTTAAAAAATTTGCGCACGAAGTGCGCCACCGCTAGCGTCGGTCAGGTGGGGGTGCGGGGGCGGGCGACCCTCGCAACTATGAGCGCCGCCCCCACATAAAAAGGATTAGACTAAAAAATTTCCAAGCGGTAAATTTTGTAAAGTATAATTAATAAATTTTTGAGTTAAAGGAAAGCCATGAAAAAGGTTCTTACAATCGCGGGTGTCGATAGTAGCGGCGGCGCAGGTATTTCAGCCGATATCAAAACCATAACCGCCCACAAAATGTATGGCGAAAATGTCATCACAGCCCTCACCGCCCAAAACACGCTTGGCGTGCAAGGCGTGCTAAATATCGAGCCTGAATTTGTCGAAGCCCAGCTAGAAAGCGTATTTTGCGACATCGTCCCAGACGCTGTGAAAATCGGTATGATTTCTACTGCCGAGATTGCGCAAACCATAGCCAAAAGCCTTAAAAAATTTGGCGCGCGAAATGTCGTCACAGACCCTGTCATGGTCGCTACAAGCGGTGGCGTGTTAATGCAAGATAGCGCAATGAACGCGCTAAAATTCGACCTTTTTGGCATTTCAGCGATTATCACGCCAAATATCAAAGAAGCAAGCGCGCTAAGTGGCGTTAAAATCGAAAATTTCGACGATATGAAAACAGCCGCGTTAAAAATCGCCGAATTTTACGGCGGAGCGATTTTGGTTAAAGGCGGAGATTTAGAAGGCGCAGGCGAGGCGCGCGATATACTCTACGAAAATGGCGAATTTAGCGAGTTTAGCGCGCCCAA is part of the Campylobacter sp. VBCF_01 NA2 genome and harbors:
- a CDS encoding DUF4405 domain-containing protein; the encoded protein is MKPLRFVGTGLLIAVFGFVAFSGAGMFFGLKSGVMKNFHEYFGMAMLALALVHIFINFKPFKLYFKGWQGLVICAIIVLSCGYAGYSLKGASGAGNPARAVYMQALNLEISKFKGAFGTDNAKFSAFLADKGIANFDESLNLREACAKYNLKEGEILNALLPARAPKGEAGGAQKGKNSH
- a CDS encoding TerC family protein, with the protein product MFDWISSPEAWISLATLTGLEIVLGIDNIIFIAILCSRLPQENRDKARIMGLALAMITRILLLLSLSWVMGLTKELFSVLGHGFSGRDLVLIGGGLFLLVKSTLEIHSSAVGESHEERIDEKKASFGGTLIQIALLDIIFSLDSVITAVGMAQHLPVMILAVIIAVAVMMFASGAIAKFVDDNPTIKILALSFLILVGVSLIADGLGFHIPKGYIYFSMFFSLVVELINIQVRKKSEKN
- the thiD gene encoding bifunctional hydroxymethylpyrimidine kinase/phosphomethylpyrimidine kinase, yielding MKKVLTIAGVDSSGGAGISADIKTITAHKMYGENVITALTAQNTLGVQGVLNIEPEFVEAQLESVFCDIVPDAVKIGMISTAEIAQTIAKSLKKFGARNVVTDPVMVATSGGVLMQDSAMNALKFDLFGISAIITPNIKEASALSGVKIENFDDMKTAALKIAEFYGGAILVKGGDLEGAGEARDILYENGEFSEFSAPKIITKNTHGTGCTLSSAIACALAAGLGVKEAVGSAKEFVRTALMQDLHIGRGNGAINHYFRIPEMF